GCGACGTCAGGTGGGCCCGGCCTTCGCGCAGGTAGGCGAGGTTGACGTCGGTGATCTCCAGCTCGCCGCGCGCCGACGGCGAGAGGCCCTTGGCGATGTCCACCACGCCGTTGTCGTAGAAGTACAGCCCGGTGATGGCCATGTTGGACTTCGGCTCGGCCGGCTTCTCCACGATCGACAGCAGCCGGCCGTCGCCGTCCACCTCGCCGACGCCGTAGCGCTCCGGGTCGCGGACCGGGTAGCCGAACAGCGTGCAGCCGTCGAGGTCGCGCACGCACTGCTGGAGGATCCCGGAGAAGCCCTGGCCGTAGAAGATGTTGTCGCCGAGCACCAGCGCCACCGGGTCGTCACCGACGAAGTCGGCGCCGATCACGAACGCCTCGGCGAGGCCGTTGGGCTCGGGCTGCACGGCGTAGGAGATCTCGATGCCGAACTGCGAGCCGTCGCCGAGCAGCCGCTGGAACAACGGCATGTCGGCCGGGGTGGAGATGAGCAGCACGTCCCGGATCCCGGCCAGCATGAGCACCGACAGCGGGTAGTAGATCATCGGCTTGTCGTAGACCGGCAGCAGCTGCTTCGACACGACCTGGGTCAACGGGTGCAGTCGCGTCCCGCTGCCCCCGGCCAGCACGATCCCCTTCACCCGAGCACCTCCCACTAGAGCACCCACGAAGCCCGAACACCGCTTTCGGCGGTAGACAGCGGCCGCGACGCACGGCTGGCGCCGATCACAAGGTGTCGCATGCGCCGCCAGGCGCATAACCCACCCTCGCAGCTTGCACCGCCGCGGGTTCTCAGCGTTCGCCTGGCGAGGACGGCCCGGCTGCCGTGCATTGGTCATACATAAAGCCGGGCACCCGCAGTCCAGGCGGGCGCTGAGGTTCCGCTACCCGCACCGCCACGCAAGGTGACCACTGATCATCGACAGGTCAGCGGTAGTTCTCGAACTGCAGCGGGGCTTCGAAGTCCGCCGCCTTCAGCATCTGGATGACCGCCTGGAGGTCGTCCTTCTTCTTGCCGGTGACGCGCAGCTGCTCGCCCTGGATCTGCGCCTGCACGCCCTTCGGGCCCTCGTCGCGGATCTTCTTGGAGATCTTCTTCGCCACGTCCTGCGAGATGCCCTGCACGATCTTGCCGCTGGCCTTGTAGACCTGCCCGGAGCTGGCCGGCTCGTTCATGTCCAGGGCCTTCAGCGAGATGCCGCGCTTGATCAGCTTCTCCTTGAAGACGTCGATCGCGGCCTTGCAGCGCTCCTCGGTCCCGGACTCCACCGTCACCGCGGCCTCCCCGGACCACTCGATCTTGGTGTTGGTGCCGCGGAAGTCGAAGCGGGTGGTGAGCTCCTTGGCCGCCTGGTTGAGGGCGTTGTCCACCTCTTGGCGGTCCACCTTGCTCACCACGTCGAAGGACGGGTTTGCCACGTGTCTTACCTCCCGTTGAGACGCAGCTCGTGTCGTCCGGACACGCTACCGGGTGCGGCGGCGCGCCGAGCGGGCTCGCACCCCCGCTCAAACAAAAAACCGACCCCGTGACCAGCTGATCACGGGGTCGGTTTCCTGGGTGCCAGGTGGAGGATTCGAACCTCCGAAGGCAATGCCGGCTGATTTACAGTCAGCTCCCTTTGGCCGCTCGGGCAACCTGGCGTGCGCACCAGCTGCGCTGGCTTGCGGGAAAAAGAATACATCGGGCCGTCCACCGGGTTTCGCCGGGGGTCGGTCAGGCCTGCTCCGGGTCGAAGATCAACGCGTTGGCCTGCGCGGAACCGGCGTCGAGCGCGGTGCGCGCGGCGGCGGGCAGGGCGTCCGGGAAGTCCGGCCCGGCCGCCTTGATCAGGACCAGCAGTCGCTTGGCCAGCCCGCGGGCCTGGGTGAGGCGGACCTCGGCGGCGGTCAGCGTCCGCTGCGAGTCGGCGAGCATCTTGCGGTAGCGGTGATCGAGCTCGGCGTGCTGGTCGACCACGTCGAACGCCCGCCCCAGGTCGGCGAGTTCCGCCGTGTCGACCTGGACGAAGTACGGATCCGGCACGGCTCCGCAGCGTACGCGAGGTGTGGCGCATTGACGGCAGAGCCGGAGCGGGGGCGATTCGTCCGGCTAGCCTGGTGCCCATGGCCATTGACCGGACGGCCCGCGCGAAGCGGCGGCAGGCGCAGCGGAACGCGGAGCGGCTGCAGTCCGCGCCGCGCCCGGCGGGCTCGGCGGTGCTGGGCGTCGAAGGCCTGTTCAGCGCGGGTGCCAAGCACCAGCTGGAGCACCTGGCCTGGGTCGAAGTGGTCAAGGAGGACGAGCGGGAGTCCGGCGGCCCGCTCGACCTGGACGCCGATGTCGTCCGCCTCGATCCGCGGAACTGACGTCGCCCGATTGCGGTGACGATCACATTCCCGCAGGTCGCGACCGCCGTCGGCGGACCGCATCTCCGCTGGCCAGCAGGGCTGTCCGCGCCCGGGCCGATCACGTGCGGATCTGCTCCCGGCCGATGCGCGCGGTCCCGTTCACTCCGTATGTTCGATGTGTGCCTTCGAGCGCTCCATCCACCCCAGGGTCCGCCACCGACGTCGGCCCCGGCTACCGCGAACAGCTCTACTGGCTGCGCTACCAGGACTTCTTCCCCGGCGCCCTGCGCATCACCGAGGAGAACGCGCCTGCCGAGCACTGGTGGTCGTGGCGGGACGTCCAGGTGCACGTCGACCGCGTCGCGCGGGAGCACGCGCCGACCAAGCTGATCGCGCTGCACGGCATCGGCACCTACGGCCGGATGCTCGCCCCGTTCGGGCGGCTGCCATCGCTGGCCGACCTCGAGTTCATCGCCCCCGACCTGCCCGGCTTCGGCCTCACCCGCGCGTCCCGGCGCGGCACCACCTACCAGGACTGGATCGACTGCGTCCGGGACCTGGTGGCGCTGGAGCGGGCCCGCGACGACCGCCCGATCGTGCTGCTCGGCATGAGCACCGGCGGGCGGCTGGCCTACGACGTCGCCGCGCGCGCCGGCGGCGAGGTGGCCGGCGTGATCGCCACCTGCCTCATCGACCCGCAGCGCAGCGAAGCTCGCCGCCGGCTGGCCGCCCGGCCGGAGATGGCCCGGTGGTCCGGGCTGCTCGGCCTGGTGCCGGGCCCGCTGTCGACGGCGCGGGTGCCGACGCACTGGCTGGCCAACATCGCCGCGGTGTCCAACCACGCCCAGCTGGCCAACCTGGTGTGGGCCGACCCCATCGGCGGCGGCAGCTGGCTGGCGCTGGGCTTCGTCCGCAGCTGCCTCGGCGCGGCGCCCGCGGTCCGGCCGGAGGCGTTCACCGGCCCACCGGTGCTGCTGGCGCATCCCGCGGACGACCGCTGGACGCCGCCGCTGCTGTCCGAGCGGTTCTTCGACCGGATCGGCGGGCCGACCCGCTCCGCCGCGCTGACCGGGGCGGGCCACCTGCCCGTCGAGGAGTCCGGGCTGGCCGATCTGGACCGGGCGATCCGCGACTTCTTCGAGGAGTTCGGACTGCCGTGGTGACCCCGCGTGAGCGGCGTGCGCGGACCGTGCGCGGCGATTTGGTTGCTGCGGTGATCCTCACAGGATCGTCGCGGTCGCGGCGTTGAGCCCAACGAGCGGTGGTGCTCGCGGATCGTTGTGAAATTTTTGCAGGTCAACTCCCGATCTCGGTCGCGGACGTCCGCACCGGCCGCGGCCTGCGGCGTCCGCACCGGCGTCCGCCTGGTGCGATGCGGGCCATTCGCCCCTGGCCAAGGCGTGCCGGCGTGAGTCACGATCGTCGGCGGCATTTTTGTGGTGCGCCCGCGCTGCCGGGCGGGGAGGAGCGTGGATGATCGGGCGTCACCGCTCCCTCGGTCCGCAGCCCGAGCTGGAGCCGGCGCGACCACCGGTCCGCCCCGAGGTGGACCCAGTGCGCCGCCGGATGTTCGCCGGTTTCTCCTTCGCGGTGCTCTTCGCCGGAGTGCTGGCCTCGCTGCTGACCTCGGTCTGGCTGCCCTTCCACTACAGCTCGGACCTGCTGTTCCTCGGCCCGCTGCTGGCCATGGGCTTCCTGCTGGCCGAGCAGCTGACCATCGACGTGGACGTCAAGCGGGTCGGCTGGACGATCTCCTTCACCGAGATCCCGCTGATCCTCGCGCTGCTCACGGTCCCGTTCGAGGTGGCGCTGGCGGCGAACCTGCTGGCCGGGCTGGGCGCGCAGGTCGGCCGCCGCGCGGCCACCCACGTCGCCTACAACGCCGGGGTCATGTGCCTGGAGATCGCGGTGCCGTTCGCGGTCGCCCACGCGGTCAACCTGGCGCTGGCCACGGTCGCCCCGATCTGGTTCGGCCCGGTCGTGGGAACCCTCACCTCCTCGCTGATCAGCTGCGGTTTCGCGCTCGCCGCGCTGCACGTGCTGGGCGGCGCGATGCGCGTCTCGGCCGGTGCCCGGCTGGCGGTGCGCACGCTGGCCGTCGGCCTGCTGAACACCTCGGTCGGCCTGGTCAGCTACGAAGTGGCGCTGAGCACGCCGTGGGGCTGGCTGCTGGTGGCGCTGGTCGCCGCGGCCGTGATCGGCCTCTACCGCGCCTACTCCGACCTGATGCGCGAGCAGCGCGACCTGGAAGCGCTCAGCGACGTGAGCCTGAGCGTGGCCCGCTACGGGCAGCGCAGCGCGCAGAGCCCCGGCGAGGCCGTGGAGGCCGCGCCGGAGGCCGGCGAGTGGGAACCCGTCGCCGAGCGGATCCGCGAACAGCTCAACGCGACCCGGGTGGTCCTGCGCCTGCGGCTGGACCCGAGCGGCGAGGTGAGCACGCTCGTCGCCGGTGAGTCCTTACCCGACGCCGCCTGGCAGGCGGCTCCCTCGGCGCTGCGCGACGACCCGCTGCTGCAACTGCCCGGCAGCCACGTGCGCTCGTTCCGAACGCTGGAAGCTCCCGAGGAGGTGCGGCGGGCGCTGCGGCAGCGTGGCGCATACGAGGCGCTGGTCGTCCCGCTGCGCGGCGCGACGCAGCTGCTCGGCGCCGTCGAGGTGCACGACCGGGTCAGCCGCTGGCGCGGCTTCGGCCGGGCGGACGTGCGGCTCCTGCACACCCTCGCCAGCCACCTCGCGACCGCGATGGACAACCGCAGGCTGCTCGCGCGGCTGCGCCACGACGCCTACCACGACCCGCTCACCGGGCTGCTCAACCGAACCGGCTTCCGCGAGATGGCGGCGGAGGAGCTGCGCAACGGCCGCACCGCGGTCGTGCTGCGCATCGACCTCGACGTGCTCACCACGGTCAGCGAAGCCCTCGGCTACACCTGGGGCGACCGGATGGTCGTCGCCGCGGGGGAGCGGATGTGCGAGGAGCTGGGCGAGGCGCCGCTGGCCCGGCTGGAGGCGAACTCCTTCGCGGTGCTGCTGCTGGACCGCGACGAGGAGCAGGCCCACGAGGTGGCCCAGCACCTGCGCGAGGCGATCGCCCGCCCGTACCCGCTGGACCGGATCGTGGTGGAGGCCGCTGGCGTCGCCGGGTACGCATCGTCGGCGCCCGCCGACGGCGAGTGCGAGAACGACGTGGACACCCTGCTGCAGCGCGCCGACGTCGCGGTGCGCGCGGCGCGCAACGGCGAGGACGGGGTGCGCGGCTACGCGCCCGCGATGGGCCAGGTGTTCCTGCGCCGGTTCCAGCTGGTCACGCAGTTCCGGCAGGCGTTGGACACCGGCCAGGTCGAGGTGCACTACCAGCCCAAGGTGGCGCTGCCCGAGCGCCGCGTGGTCGGCGCCGAAGCCCTGGTGCGCTGGTGGCACCCGGAGTACGGGCGGCTGGACCCGGACGAGTTCATCCCGCTGGTCGAGGCGACCGGTCTGGTCGACGCGCTCACCTCCTTCGTGATGGAGTGCGCGCTGGTCAAGATCCGGAAGTGGCTGGACACCGGGCTGCGGATGTCGGTGGCGGTGAACCTCTCGGTGCGCAACCTGGCCGACGAGACCTTCCCGGACCGCGTCGCCGAGGCGCTGCTGCGCCACGACATCCCGCCCGAGCTGCTGACCTTCGAGCTGACCGAGTCCAGCGTGATGGCCGACCCGGAGCGGTCGCTGCCGGTGCTGCGGCGGCTGCACGCGATGGGCGTGGTGCTGGCGGTGGACGACTTCGGCACCGGCTACTCCTCGCTGGCCTACCTGCGGCGGCTGCCGGTGGACGAGGTGAAGATCGACAAGAGCTTCGTGCTCGGCATGGGCACCGACCTCGGCGACATGGCGGTGGTCCGCTCGATCGTCGAGCTGGGCCACTCGCTGGACCTCGCGGTGGTCGCCGAGGGCGTCGAGGACGACGCCGCGCGCGATCTGCTGGTGCAGATGGGCTGCGACGTGGCGCAGGGCTACCTGATCTCCCGGCCGCTGTCCGAGGAGCGCTTCGAGGCGTGGCTGCAGGCCCGCACCAAGCGCGGCGTGGGCGCCCGTTCGGAGACCGTCCTCACACTCCTGCACTGAGCCCGGTTTCGCCGCCCAGAACCCGCTCCAGGGCCCAGGAAGAGGTCCTGACCAGGGTTTTCACCAAAAGTGGACCCCCCTGTTCGGGCCCCTTCCGGGGTGTGTAAAGTTCTAGACGTTCCGCAGGGACACGCCCCAATAGCTCAGTCGGCAGAGCGTCTCCATGGTAAGGAGAAGGTCTACGGTTCGATTCCGTATTGGGGCTCGAAAGACAGCCGCAGTGCTCGCTAAGCTAGGTGCTGTGGCTGTTTTGCGTGGGATATCCTGCGTCGGCTGAGGCTCCGGTGTTCGCACCGAAGGGCTCAGCATGGCGGTGTAGCTCAGTCGGTAGAGCAAGCGGCTCATAATCGCTGTGTCGCCGGTTCAAGTCCGGCCACCGCTACCAGTCACCGGCTCACGCGGGTCCGCCCGCGAGCCGTCCCAGCAGATTACCGAGGCAGAAAGGCAGGCACCCCCGTGGCCGCCACCGACGTCCGACCCAAGATCACGCTGGCGTGCGAGGAGTGCAAGCACCGCAACTACATCACCAACAAGAACCGGCGCAACAACCCGGACCGGTTGGAGATGAAGAAGTTCTGCATGAACTGCGGCACGCACAAGCTGCACAAGGAAACCCGCTGAGGGTAGGCCTTCACCGAGGCTTCCAGCCCGTCCCCGGTATCGGGGGCGGGCTTTTTCGTGCTCGGCCGCAGTTCAGCCGAACGTGGTCTTGTGGGGTGGGGCACTGGTGTTCGTGCAGCGGGGTTGTGCCTGGTCGGGGGTCGGGTAGCCTTCGCGGGTGTCGCTTGACCAGTCATTCATCGGACGTGCGTATCCACCCACCCGGCCCTACGAGGTCGGGCGGGAGAAGATCCGGGAGTTCGCCAGCGCGATCAAGGACGAGTCCCCGCTGTGCCGGGACGTCGAAGCCGCGAAGGCCGCCGGGTACCCCGATGTGATCGCACCGCCGACCTTCGCCGTGATCCTGTCCATGGGCGCGCACGACGCGATCGTCGAGGACCCGCAGCTCGGCTTGGACTACAGCCGGGTCGTGCACGGGCAGCAGGAGTTCACCCACCACCGGCCGATCCGGGCCGGTGACCGGCTGGTCACGGTGGTGCGCGTGGACGACATCAAGACCCGCGCGGGCAACGACTTCCTGACCGTCCGGGCCGAGATCAGCACCGTCGAGGGCGAGCCGGTGTGCACCGCGAAGTCGATGCTGGTGGCCCGCGGCACCGCGGAGGGCGAGGAGTGATGGGCGTGCGGATCTCCGAGGTCGCCGTCGGCGACCGGTTGCCCGAGCTGAGCGTGCCGCTCACCCGCGCCGACCTGGTCCGCTACGCGGGCGCCTCCGGCGACTTCAACCCGATCCACTGGAACGAGCGGTTCGCCACCGAGGTCGGGCTGCCGGACGTGATCGCGCACGGGATGCTCACCATGGCCGTGGCCGGCCGGCTGGTCAGCGAGTGGACCGGCGACCCCGGCGCGATCCTGCACTACGGGGTCCGCTTCACGCGGCCCGTCGTGGTGCCCGACGACGGCACCGGCGCCCAGGTGGACGTCTCCGGCAAGATCTCGGCGATCAACGAGGACGGCACGGTCAAGGTCGTGATCACGGCCAAGAGCGCGTCTCAGGGCGTCCTGGGCGGCGCCACGGCCATCGTCCGCCTCCCCGAGTAGCGCGCGGTGGGTGAGGGGCGACGCGCCCCTCACCCCCGGATCACCGCGCTTCGCCGAGGAGCTCGGCCAGGCGGGTCACGCCGGTGACCAGATCTTCGTCGCCGAGGGCGTAGGAGAGGCGGAAGTAGCCGGGAGTGCCGAAGGCCTCGCCCGGGACCACCGCGACCTCGGCGTGCTCCAGCGCCAGGGCCGCGAGCTCGACGCTGGTCCGCGGGCGGACACCGCGGATCTCCTTGCCCAGCAGCTCCTTGACCGACGGGTACGCGTAGAAGGCGCCCTGCGGTACGGGGCAGCTGACGCCGGGGATCGCCGAGAGCAGCTCGACCATCTTGCGGCGGCGGCGGTCGAACGCCGCGCGCATCTCGTGGACAGCGTCCAGCGGGCCGCTGACGGCCTCCAGGGCGGCCCGCTGCGAGACGTTGGCGACGTTGGACGACAGGTGCGACTGCAGGTTCGTCGCGGCCTTGATCACGTCCGCCGGGCCGATCATCCAGCCCACCCGCCAGCCGGTCATGGCGTAGGTCTTGGCGACGCCGTTGAGCACCACGCAGGTGTCGGCCAGCTCCGGCACCGCGGTGGGCATCGACACGTGCCGCGCGTCGCCGTAGACCAGGTGCTCGTAGATCTCGTCGGTGATCACCCAGATGCCGTGCTCGACGGCCCAGCGGCCGATCGCCTCGACCTGCTCCGGCGGGTACACCGCACCGGTCGGGTTGGACGGCGAGTTGAACACCAGGACCTTGGTGCGCGGCGTGCGCGCCGCCTCCAGCTGGTCGACGGAGACCAGGTAGCCGGTCGACTCGTCGGCCGGGACCACCACCGGAATTCCACCCGGCAGGGTGATCGCCTCCGGGTAGGTGGTCCAGTACGGAGCGGGCAGCAGCACCTCGTCGCCCGGATCCAGCAGGGTCTGGAACGCCTGGTAGACGGCATGCTTGCCGCCGTTGGTCACCAGCACCTGACCGGGCTGCACGACGAGGCCGGAGTCCCGCCGGGTCTTGGCGGCGATGGCTTCGCGCAGCTCGGGCAGGCCCGCGGCCGGACTGTACCGGTGGTTCCTGGGGTCGGAGCAGGCGGCGACGGCGGCGTCGACGATCGGCTGCGGCGTCGGGAAGTCGGGCTCGCCGGCGCCGAACCCGATCACCGGGCGGCCGGCGGCCCTGAGCGCCTTGGCTTTGGTGTCCACGGCCAGCGTGGCGGACTCGCTGATGCCGCCGATCCGCGCGGAGACCCGCGCGCCGGTCCGGTGCTCTGCGTCAGGTGTGGCCATGTCCGGCATCCTGGCAGAAGTGGCCACCGCCACGCTTCCCACCTGCGGCGGAGTTGTTCTTGAACCGGACAGGGGGGTGCCGTTGGAAACGGGTTGTCGGTGTGCCGTACACTTTCGAACCTGGGATGCCTGAGCACCGTGGAACCCCGGTTCCATGGCGGTGGAGGGCGTCCCGAACTGCGGTCGGGCATGATGGGCCGCAAAGGGGTGTAGCTCAATTGGCAGAGCAGCGGTCTCCAAAACCGCAGGTTGCAGGTTCAAGTCCTGTCACCCCTGCGTCGATGCGACGGTGAGCGGAGGATTGGCGTGAGCGAGGACCGCGAGCAGGAGCAGGGCGGGGAGCGCGACGACGCCAACCGTCCGTCCAGCGCTGCGGCGCGGCGCGAGCGCCGTGCTTCCTCCCGTCCGGCCGGTCGCAAGGGCCGGTCCGGCGAGTCGGGTGCCAACTCGACTCGCACAACTGAGTCGAAGGGTCGGCCGACCCCATCGCGGGACGGTCGGCAGGGTCGGGTTTCGCTGTTCCGGAAGATCGGACGCTTCCTGCGCGAGGTCGTCGCCGAACTGCGCAAGGTCATCTGGCCGACGCGCAAGTCGCTGGTGACCTACACGTTCGTGGTGCTGGTGTTCGTCAGCGTCATGGTGGCGTTCGTGGCCGGCGTGGATGTGCTCTTCGCCAAGGGCGTGGGCTGGTTGTTCGGCTCCAGCTGAACCTTCGGGCCCGCGCTTTAGGTGGTGCCGGCGGAGCAACGACCCGGCACGCAACGCACGAGAGGAAGCGAGACCGACTGTGACCTCCCACGAGGGCCAGGAAACCACCGGCCTCACCGACGAGCAGGTGCAGCCAGCGGCCGACGAGGTCGAGGCGACCGCGAACCAGGTCGATGCAGTCGAGTCCGCCGACGGTGCCGACTCCGGCGAGGACACCGGCTCCAGCGACGACGTCGAGACCGAAGAGGTCCCGGACGCCGCTGAGGGCGACTCCGACGCCGACGAGTCCGCTGCGGGCGACGCCGACGAGTCCGGTGAAGCCGACGCCGAAGCGGCCGAGGAAGTCGACCCCGTCGAGGAGCTGCGCGCCGCACTGCGCCGCGCCCCCGGCGACTGGTACGTCGTGCACTCCTACGCCGGCTACGAGAACAAGGTCAAGACCAACCTGGAGACCCGCGCCCAGACGCTGGACGTCGAGGACTTCATCTTCCAGGTCGAGGTGCCGACCGAAGAGGTCACCGAGATCAAGAACGGCCAGCGCAAGCTGGTGCAGCGCAAGGTGCTGCCCGGCTACATCCTGGTCCGGATGGAGCTCAACGACGCGTCCTGGAGCGCGGTGCGCAACACGCCGGGCGTCACCGGCTTCGTCGGCGCCACCTCCAAGCCGTCGCCGCTGACCATCGACGACGTGCTGAAGTTCCTCGCGCCGCAGGTGGAGGAGAAGAAGGCCGAGCCGGGCAAGAAGGCCGCGGCCGCTCCGTCCGCCGCCAAGTCCGCGGTGGAGGTCGACTTCGAGGTCGGTGAGTCCGTCACCGTCATGGACGGGCCGTTCGCGACCCTTCCCGCGACCATCAACGAGGTCAACCCGGACGCCCAGAAGCTCAAGGTCCTGGTGTCGATCTTCGGCCGCGAAACGCCGGTTGAGCTGTCGTTCAACCAGGTTTCCAAGATCTGACCGGCTCCCCCTGGGAGCACGGCGGCTGTGCGTGGATCTGGCAGGACCACGCGCAGAAGCGGGCGATGCCACCGTTTCGTGGTCTCGCCAGATTCGGCTCCGCAGCCACGCGGGGCCGGGCAACCGGATAGCGAAGACACAGGAAGCAAACATGCCGCCCAAGAAGAAGAAGCTGGCAGCGATCATCAAGCTGCAGATCCAGGCGGGCCAGGCCAACCCGGCTCCGCCGGTCGGCCCGGCGCTGGGTCAGCACGGCGTCAACATCATGGAGTTCTGCAAGGCCTACAACGCCGCCACCGAGCAGCAGCGCGGCAACGTGGTCCCGGTCGAGATCTCCGTCTACGAAGACCGGTCCTTCGACTTCAAGCTGAAGACCCCGCCGGCCGCGAAGCTGCTGCTGAAGGCCGCCGGTGTGCAGAAGGGCAGCGGCGAGCCGCACAAGACGAAGGTCGGCAAGGTCTCCATGGACCAGGTCCGCGAGATCGCGCAGACCAAGATGGAAGACCTCAACGCCAACGACATCGACCAGGCCGCGAAGATCATCGCCGGTACTGCTCGGTCGATGGGCCTGAACGTCGAGGGCTGATCCGGTACCGGTTCCGACCGGGCACCGCTGTGGGAGGGCTCCAGCGCAGCCCGACCAACCACAACTGATCCACCGCTGATAGGGACAGAAATGGCAAAGCGCAGCAAGGCATACCAGCAGGCGGCCGAGCTGATCGACCGGACGCGTCTGTACGCGCCGACCGAAGCCGCCGACCTGGCGAAGAAGACCTCCAAGGTCAAGTACGACGCCACCGTCGAGGTGGCGCTGCGGCTGGGCGTCGACCCCCGCAAGGCAGACCAGATGGTCCGCGGCACCGTGAACCTGCCGCACGGCACTGGTAAGACTGCCCGCGTCATCGTGTTCGCCGTCGGCGACAAGGCCGCTGAGGCCGAGGCCGCCGGAGCGGACGCGGTTGGTTCCGAGGACCTGATCGAGCGCATTCAGGGCGGCTGGCTCGATTTCGACGCGGCGATCGCCACCCCGGACCAGATGGCCAAGGTCGGCAAGGTGGCCCGCATCCTCGGCCCGCGCGGCCTGATGCCGAACCCGAAGACCGGCACCGTCACCCCGAACGTCACCAAGGCGGTCGCGGACATCAAGGGCGGTAAGATCAACTTCCGCGTCGACAAGCAGGCCAACCTGCACTTCATCATCGGCAAGGCCTCGTTCGACACCGACAAGCTGGTGGAGAACTACCTGGCCGCGCTGGACGAGGTGCTGCGCGCCAAGCCGTCGGCGTCGAAGGGCCGGTACCTGAAGAAGGTCACCTTCACCACGACGATGGGCCCGGGCATCCCGGTGGACCCGAGCGCCACGCGCGCGTCCGCCTGATCCCGCAACACCCGCCGAAAGGGCGGGCCGACCTCCGGGTCGGCCCGCCCTTTCGCGTTCGGCGACCGGGCCTG
This portion of the Saccharopolyspora antimicrobica genome encodes:
- the rplK gene encoding 50S ribosomal protein L11 codes for the protein MPPKKKKLAAIIKLQIQAGQANPAPPVGPALGQHGVNIMEFCKAYNAATEQQRGNVVPVEISVYEDRSFDFKLKTPPAAKLLLKAAGVQKGSGEPHKTKVGKVSMDQVREIAQTKMEDLNANDIDQAAKIIAGTARSMGLNVEG
- the rplA gene encoding 50S ribosomal protein L1 encodes the protein MAKRSKAYQQAAELIDRTRLYAPTEAADLAKKTSKVKYDATVEVALRLGVDPRKADQMVRGTVNLPHGTGKTARVIVFAVGDKAAEAEAAGADAVGSEDLIERIQGGWLDFDAAIATPDQMAKVGKVARILGPRGLMPNPKTGTVTPNVTKAVADIKGGKINFRVDKQANLHFIIGKASFDTDKLVENYLAALDEVLRAKPSASKGRYLKKVTFTTTMGPGIPVDPSATRASA